In Nostocoides sp. HKS02, the DNA window TGCCCAGCACGACGAGGGTGAGGGCCACCGACGGGGTGCGGACCGACGAGGCCATCCACTCGGTGACGAACTGGCGCGCGTTCCCGCCGACGGCGAACGGCGACAGGACGAGCCGCGGCCCGAGGGGGGTCAAGGCCGATGCGACGACGCACCCCGCCAGCACCGCAACCAGGCGGTTGCGCTCGCCTGGGGTGAACAGGCGTTGCAGGACGATGCCGGCGACGATGAGGGCCCCGATGCCCAGGCCCATGGCCCAGACCCCGTGGACGCAGGCGGCCAGCCAGGTGAAGGGGACCAGCCACCACCGGGGTCGGCCGTCGTGCGCTGAGCGCCACCAGGCCGCGACGGTGACGACGACCATGATGAAGCCGAGGAGCTGGGGTCGTTCGGTCAGTGAGGGGTACGCCCCGGCGATCGTCAGCGCCGTGGCCGCCAGGGCGATGGCCGGGCGCGCGGCCAGCCGGGTCGCCAGCACCATGGCGAGGGCGAACACGGCGATGCCGACGCCGCGGACCCAGGCCACCGCGGGCAGCCCGGCATGGTCGTAGAGGGCCGCGACGACGATCGAGGGCAGCCACTGGGTCGGCTCGTACGCGGAGCTGGCGTACGGTGCGAACGGGTCAGGAGCGGCGAACCGGTGGCCATCGAGGAGGAACTGCCCAACCTTGAGGTGCAGCCAGGGACTCGGGTCTGCCACAGCTCGCGTGGCGAGGGCGGTGAGCACCAGACCGGCGGCCGTCAGGCCTGTCCATCCGACCCGGGGCGAGCTCCGCAAGAAGGGCGTGCGGAACATGTGCCCACCCTGTCGGCTGCACACCCTCTGGGCAAGGACCACGCCACGCAATCGTCCGTTTTGCTGAGGTGCGTGACTCGAAGGTCCTAGTCGGTAGTGACTCGACGGGGGATTCGTGCTCGCTCGCGGATTGCGAGGCTATGCCGTGCAGACATTCGTCTGTCCCGTTGGTCTCGAAAGGACATCCGCAATGAGCAAGTTCGTCGCTAAGTTCCAGGCCCGCCTCGCCACCCGCGAGCAGGGCGCGACCGCGGTGGAGTACGGCCTCATGGTCGCCCTCATCGCGATCGTCATCATCGCCGCTGTCACCCTCCTCGGTGGCAACCTCAACAACCTCTTCAACAAGGTGGCCGTCAGCGTCTGAGCCGAGTCGGCTCGACCGAACATCCACATTTGTGAAAGGGAGTCAGCATGTCGAAGTTCCTCGCGAAGTTTTCTTCGCGTGACGAGCGTGGGGCGACGGCGGTGGAGTACGGCCTGATGGTCGCCCTCATCGCCATCGTGATCATCGCGGCCGTCACGCTTCTCGGTGGCAACCTGAACAACCTGTTCAACCAGGTTGCCGTCAGCGTCTGAGCACGTCCACAAGCCCGACGGGACCCCCGCCGCGCATCAGGGAGAGAGGTGTCATGAACGAGTTTTGGACCTTCGGTCGGACCGCGTGTTGCGGTGGCCTGGGTGTGAAGGCTCTGTTGGCATCCGCTCACGATCGCGGTGATCGCGGTCGCCTCAGCTCTCGCTGGGGCGACCGCGGTGCCACCGCCGTGGAGTACGCGATCATGGTCAGCCTGATCGCCGTCGTCATCGTGTCCGGCGTCAGCCTTTTCGGGCAGAACATCATCCACTTGTTCAACGTTCCTTCAAGCGCGCTGTGAGATCTGAGCCATGACCCATCGCCGTCACCGCCGGGAGCGCGGCGCAGCAGCAGTCGAGATGGCCATCGTGCTGCCACTCCTGCTGTTGATCACTGGTGGCATCGTCGATCTGGGACGCATGTACCTGGGAGAGATCCTCGTCACCAATGCAGCCAGAGATGGGGCCAGAATGGCCTCACTCAAGGCATACCCGGTGAGCGACATCGTCACGCGCGCCCAGTCCGCAACAAGCGGCATCACCCCGTTCGTAGCGGCCTCAGTCACCGTGACCGTCAACCCCAACCCGGCGACGGGTCCGACCACCTGCACCCCCGACCCCGCCACGACTGTCCCCGTGGCTACTGTCACCGTGAAGGCCGACAACTTCAGGTGGATGATCCTCGATGCCGTTCCGCGGCTTCTTGGGGCAACGATCAACCCTCCCACGATTTCCGCCACTGCTTCGATGCAGTGCTGAGCGACGAGGCAAGTCAATGCGTGGATTTATGGTGATGAGACGGCTTGCTCAAGTGGGCTCGCCGCGCCTACGTGGCGAGCGTGGTGCGATCGCGACCCTCGTGACGATTTTGCTGTCCGGAGGGGTGCTCTTCGGATGCACGGCGCTGGCTGTGGACGTGGGTTCGCTGATGTTCGAACGCCGACAGCTTCAAAATGGCGCGGACTCAGCCGCGTCCTCACTCGCCATGGCATGCGCCGACAACATGGCGGCGTGCACCATGTCCAACACCTCGACTGCCGCCGTCGTCAACCGGTTCAACAACGTCAACAACACCAAAGACCAAGTCGGCGGCATCGATTCGGTGTGCGGCAACTCGTTGGTGACGAACGTGGTCGCATCGATGCCGTTGTGCCCCGCCTCGACTGGTGGCACGACTGACTGTCCGCCCGTGAGTAGCGCCTTGGCGACCGCGAACGTCCCATGGGTCGAGGTGCACACGAAGACCCAGCAAGCCGACGGCACCAGCGCGGTACCGAATGTGATCACTCGAATGGTCACGGGTGCCAGTGCGACGACGGTCAAGGCCTGTGCGCGAGCGGCCTGGGGCCCGGCCGGCGTCGCCACCCTCAACATCCTTCCCGTGGTGATGTCCTACTGCGACTGGAAAGCGCAGACCGGCTACGACCCGCTGCACCCCAACAACCCGGGGCTGTACCCGCCTAGCCCAACTGCAGGACAGACACCCGGTTACGGAACCGTGGACAACCCTTGGCCCGCCTTGAGCTGGGAGCGCGCGGTGTACACGCAGGGAAGCACGTCCACGTGCACCACATGGAATGGGCACGTGGCCCCTGGCGGCTTCTCAGTCATTCAGGGCACGACGAGCTGTCAGGTGGCGAGCTCAATCGGCGATTGGTTCTGGGCGCGCCCGGGCAACTCGCGACCCTGCGACTCGACAATCTTCGACGGCTACCGCGGGAAGATCGTGTACATCCCGATCTTCGATTGCCTTTCGTACCAAGCGTGGCCAACATACGACCCCACTAACCCACCCGCAGGTGGGTGCAACAACGGGAATGGGAGCAACACGTACTACCACGTGTCGATGTACGCCGCGTTCTACCTCACGGGTTGGTACTTCTCCAGCAGTCCTCAGCCTTCAATCGTCCCAGGTAGCACGTTCGGCTCCCCAGGTCATCCCTGCGTAGGCGGTGACCGTTGCATGTATGGCTTCTTCGTGAAGGACCTGATCACGGGGGCCCAGCTTCAGGCGCTTCAGTCCGCGGTTGTCCCCGGTCCCCAGCCCCCCAACGGCGGTCTTCAGACCGCGACACCTGTCGGATAAAAGGAACAGACCACCATGGGACGCAGAGTTCTCGCCATCTTCGCCGCAGCAGTCATCGCCCTCATCGGGGTGGTCGCCGTACTGCTGTACGCCCGCGGCGCCGACGCCCGCGCGGTGTCCGCCAACGAGCCGACGTCGGTCTACGTCAGCACGAAGCCCATTCCGGCCAGCACCCAGCTCAAGGACGCGGTGCGCAGCGGGATGCTCGTCAAGACCGCGATCCCGGCCAAGGGTGTGCCGGCTGGTGCGCTCTCCGACGTGAACGCGGACAACGGGTCGCTCGTCGCGGTGACGGACATCGCCCCTGGTGAGTACGTCCTCGCGTCGCGCTTCGGCTCCACCCCGCAGGGCAGCAAGGCGATCGAGGTGCCGACGGGCATGGTCGCCGTATCGGTGTCGCTCAGCGACCCGGCCCGCGTGGGCAGCTTCGTCACCCCGGGGACGCACATCGGCATCTTCGACACGTACAAGGTCGCGTCGGCCGGGTCCTCGTCCGCCAGCGCCGCCAACGGCGCCGGCGTCGCGGGCACGTCGGTCCTGCTCGACGACGTCCTCGTGATCGGCATGGGCAGCACGGCGCTCAACCCGGGCACCCCGACGACGCCGGGTGCAGCGGCGCCCGCCGCCGCCGCCGCACCGGGGTTCCTGGTGACCGTCGCCCTGAGCCCGCACAACGCGGCCCGCCTGATCCATGCGATCAGCTCCGGATCGCTGTATGCCGTGCTGCGCAGCTCGGACCTGAAGATGGCCAACACGCCGACGGTGACCGACCTCAACCTCTTCTCAGGAGCCGGCCAGTGACTCTGCTCTGGGACGCCGACCCCACGGCCTCCGACCGGTACTCGTTCGCCCTCGGCGCGGACATCGTCCGCTTCGACAACCTCGCCACGGCCACGCGGGCCTTGCAGGAGTACGTGAACGACCCCCTGCTCATCATCGGGCCCGAGGTCGACATGCAGAGCGCGTGCGACCTGTCCGACTTCGCGAGGGTCGAGCGGCCCGAGATGGGCGTCGTGCTCATGCGGCGCCGACTCGACGTCACCGTCCTCGCGCAGGCGCTGCGATCGGGTATCCGCGAGGTCATCCCCGCCGACGACCTGACCGCGCTCGCCGATGCCGCGCGCCGCAGCCGCGAGCTCTCCTCGAAGGTCGCGGGCCACGTGGGCGACGCTGCGGTCACCGAGGGCCGCGTCGTCACGGTGTTCTCCGCCAAGGGTGGCGTGGGCAAGACGACGTTCTCGACCAACCTGGGGGCCTACCTCGCCTCCAAGGGATCCAAGGTCCTGCTCATGGACCTCGACCTCGCGTTCGGCGATGTCGCGATCAG includes these proteins:
- a CDS encoding Flp pilus assembly protein CpaB produces the protein MGRRVLAIFAAAVIALIGVVAVLLYARGADARAVSANEPTSVYVSTKPIPASTQLKDAVRSGMLVKTAIPAKGVPAGALSDVNADNGSLVAVTDIAPGEYVLASRFGSTPQGSKAIEVPTGMVAVSVSLSDPARVGSFVTPGTHIGIFDTYKVASAGSSSASAANGAGVAGTSVLLDDVLVIGMGSTALNPGTPTTPGAAAPAAAAAPGFLVTVALSPHNAARLIHAISSGSLYAVLRSSDLKMANTPTVTDLNLFSGAGQ
- a CDS encoding TadE/TadG family type IV pilus assembly protein, translating into MTHRRHRRERGAAAVEMAIVLPLLLLITGGIVDLGRMYLGEILVTNAARDGARMASLKAYPVSDIVTRAQSATSGITPFVAASVTVTVNPNPATGPTTCTPDPATTVPVATVTVKADNFRWMILDAVPRLLGATINPPTISATASMQC
- a CDS encoding Flp family type IVb pilin, encoding MSKFLAKFSSRDERGATAVEYGLMVALIAIVIIAAVTLLGGNLNNLFNQVAVSV
- a CDS encoding pilus assembly protein TadG-related protein — translated: MTILLSGGVLFGCTALAVDVGSLMFERRQLQNGADSAASSLAMACADNMAACTMSNTSTAAVVNRFNNVNNTKDQVGGIDSVCGNSLVTNVVASMPLCPASTGGTTDCPPVSSALATANVPWVEVHTKTQQADGTSAVPNVITRMVTGASATTVKACARAAWGPAGVATLNILPVVMSYCDWKAQTGYDPLHPNNPGLYPPSPTAGQTPGYGTVDNPWPALSWERAVYTQGSTSTCTTWNGHVAPGGFSVIQGTTSCQVASSIGDWFWARPGNSRPCDSTIFDGYRGKIVYIPIFDCLSYQAWPTYDPTNPPAGGCNNGNGSNTYYHVSMYAAFYLTGWYFSSSPQPSIVPGSTFGSPGHPCVGGDRCMYGFFVKDLITGAQLQALQSAVVPGPQPPNGGLQTATPVG
- a CDS encoding Flp family type IVb pilin; translation: MSKFVAKFQARLATREQGATAVEYGLMVALIAIVIIAAVTLLGGNLNNLFNKVAVSV
- a CDS encoding Flp family type IVb pilin, which produces MKALLASAHDRGDRGRLSSRWGDRGATAVEYAIMVSLIAVVIVSGVSLFGQNIIHLFNVPSSAL